The DNA sequence CGTAAGGATCGAATCGAAGCTGAAGACAATATTGATAATGGTAATCTGAACAATAACGTTAGAAAGGTTGGATTTGCCCGATTTAGGACCTGTTTCTTCTTCTTGACCCTCCAGTTTATGGTGGATTTCACTGGTCGATTTGTAGAGTAAAAACACTCCACCGGCGATCAATATCAAGCTCTGTCCCGTAAAGCCCGCCTCAATCAACCCGGTATGGATGCTGAACAAGGAAGCACTCATGGCTACCAGCGCCGAAATACCAAACAAGAGAATAATTCTCATCACCATGGCCAGCACCAGACCAATATTCGTTGCTCTGGGGCGCTCAGCCTCCGGCAGTTTATTGGCGGCAATCGTAATGAAAATGATGTTGTCAATACCAAGTACGATTTCTAGAAACGTCAGCGTAATAAAGCTCATCCACACACTGGCATCTCCCAAATTAGGCATCACAAGTTCCATAGCAAGGTAGTCATTGATGATTAAGCTGCAAGTTTACGACATTCTCCAGAGTTTCTGGAATCAGGCCAATGTTAAATTACACAGGATGTTGTTTTGGGCACCCCCTCCGCACATGCTCCGGGCCGGGTCGTCCGCCACGCGCTGTTCGCTTGGCCCTGCGGGCGCCCCGCGTTGCGGTGCTGGCTCCCACCCCTGGTGCAAGTCGGGCACAGAAATGGTTGGGGTGTCTCTTTTCTTTGATAAAGCGTTATTTTACTGTCATAAATCAAATACTTTTGTGTGCTACGGGAATAAGTGAAGAAGTCTACCAACTAATCAACTAAATAGATGACTGCCTCTTACTATATCAGCATAACGCTTTCAATTGGACTGGTACTGATGCAGTTTTCTTGTGGGAACTATAAGTCGCAATCAGAAAAGGAATTATCAAGGTCTTGTTTCTTACTCGAGTATAATGAATCGAAGGAGAAAAATAGTGATATTATGTCCTTGTAGTCTGGAGACTACAAGGAGCGCTCAGGTTGCGCGTGGCTTTAGCCCGCAACGAATTCTCTCCTTTTTATGATTGCGGACTAAAGCCACGCGCAACCTGGCTGAGGGCAACTTTTGCTCATTGAATTGCACCCCTTATGTTCGTTCTCAGCCTATCCTGATCTCTTGGTCGGAAATATCCCGCTGGTCGCCCTACCAGCAGAGGAGGGAAGCCCTTTACCGCAAGGGCTACCCTCCCTCAATCCTGCGGATCGGTCCCTCCAAAGGATTATATGGCACTTATTATCATGTCGGATTTGTGGTGTCAAATTATATGAGGAGCTTGCGACGATTAATACCCTCTTACTAAGTACCCAGTACCGTGTACCTAGTACCATGAAAACCTTACCTTTGCCCGGCAAAATGAAAATAACATGAAGTTTAGACGCCTCACCAAAGAAGAATTGCAAGGCCTCGAAGGAGAATTCGTTCAGTTTCTGGCCGCCAATACGGTCACAGCTCAAGATTGGGAACAGCTCAAAACAGAGGAAGTCGTAAAAGCGGAAGAACTCTTGAATATGTTCAGTGATATCGTCTTTGAGAAGATTATCAAGCAAGTCGTCTACCTCGAAGTACGCACGCCCAATGACCTGAAGACTTTTCACTGTCTAGAAGACAAGATCGTGCTGAATGGTCTCCATGTTGAAGGTCAGGCCATCCACGATCTTACCAGCGATCTCCCCACTTCGGAGATCATGGAAAGCTTCAAACAAGCCGATGTTCAATTGAAAATCTATACCGCCGAAAAGGCCTATCTTCCCGATCGCGCAGCAGAAATCTTCCGCATGCTCGAAAGCGGTGCCCTCATCGCCCCCCAAGGCCAGTGGTTCCAGACCATCGAGGCGCTTAAGAAGGATGCTTAATTGGGTGATACACATTTCCAACTATCAATCCTCCAACAAATCCGGCCTCCGTGCCTGTGTGCGAGCCAGGGCCTGTTCGTAGCGCCACTCCTCAATCTTGGCGGTATTGCCAGAGCGAAGGATGTCGGGAATGTCTTTTCCTCGAAAAGAGGCAGGGCGAGTATATACCGGAGGGGCCAGCAGATCGTCCTGAAACGAATCCGTCAGTGCCGATTGTTCATCGCCCAATACGCCGGGTAGTAATCGCCCGATGGAATCTACCAATACGGCGGCGGCGAGCTCACCACCGCTGAGTACATAATCGCCAATGCTGATCTCTCGGGTTACGTAAAGTTCACGGATACGCTCGTCAATGCCCTTGTAGTGGCCACAGATGAGCAAGAGGTTGCCTTTGAGGGAAAGTTGGTTGGCAATGGATTGACGGTAACGCTCTCCGTCTGGTGTCAGGAAAATGATCTCATCGTAGGTGCGTTCCTTTTGCAGGTCGTCTATGCAGTTGGCCAGTGGCTCGCACATCATTACCATACCAGCCCCGCCCCCAAATTGATAATCGTCAAGTTGTTTGTGTTTGCCCAGGCCGTAGTCTCGCAGGTTGTGTACCTCCACTTCCAGTAATCCTTTTTCCTGTGCCCGCTTCATGATCGAATGCTCAAACGGACTGTGTAATAACTCGGGCATCACAGAAATAATATCAATACGCATAGACGGCTGATTTTTCGCAAAGCTGACCATTTTTTCTTGCTCAGGCAATTTTTGTGAACCAATTTCTCATCGGGATACAAATGCTCAACCATTGCCTACACTTACTCATCTTTGGTAGTTTGGCGGTAGATGCGCCGCTATTTTTGGTCTATCAACAAAACCAAAGAACATGCGCACCGCACTATTGACCATCATTATCATCAGTGCCCATTTTTTGTTTGGGCAATATGACGAAGCCTTTTCCACCGTGACTGCTCCTTCGGGGCTCACCTTGCGCGAAGGGCCAGGACTTGACTACGATCGGTTGACCACCATCCCATTTAATACCCAGGTAAACCTCATGGAAGACCAAATCAATTACCAGCAAGTAGACACCATTGGTGATATCAGTGGCTATTGGGTACCTGTTCGTTACCAAAAAAAGGAGGGTTATCTTTTTTCTCCCTACCTCAAAAGAGGCTATTTGTTTACCCCAGCTAATGATGGAGTGAACAAAGATTACCGTATCGTTATTCCGGGTATGCGAGTCAGTGCCCTCAACTACGCCCCTGATCTCTACTGGTACGCCCTGATCGCTAAAGCAGGGGAGGAGTACGGTGATTTCCTTTTACAAAAGGTGGATCCCATTGTAGATTTTGCCCCCATGACCATGGAAGAGCATTACAATTGGGCGTATGAAGAAGGCTTGGTAAGTATGGACTTGGAGGTGTCGGACGATTATGTTTTCCTCTTCATCGGTACCCAAAAGCCTATCGAAGAGGTAGAAAAAATGGTACAAAAAACCTACTACAATGAGGCCGCTGGTTACCCTGATTGGGGGCAATCAATCTATCCCTACCAACAACTTCCCATTTTTGAAGACAAAGATGGGGGCAGATTTGTCCTTTCTGGGCACATTGCCCCTACCAAGAGCACTTATCAAAGTGGTGATGAAATCGACTATTCTCTTGGAATAAGTTACTGCCGATATCCGGGAGATTACCAGCAGGTGCCTCATCAAGTCCTTACACCAGAACTCAGTACCTCTACCGTTGAAGAGGCATTGCCTTCTTATTTCTATCATCATCCCCGCATTTTCTGGCAAGGTGATCTCAATGGTGACCAAATGCCAGATTTGATCTTCTATCAACCCAATACCAGCGAGTGCTGTGGTGGTTCTGAAAGCTTTTACCTTCTCATGTCTGAGCAAATAAATGGAAACTGGGAGTGGCACCGCGCCGCAGAAGATACTTTGGAGAGTTGGGGTGGGTGTTAGTTAGTATACGCTTTGAGCATTACCTACTACGTTTACGA is a window from the Lewinella sp. LCG006 genome containing:
- a CDS encoding TerC family protein — protein: MELVMPNLGDASVWMSFITLTFLEIVLGIDNIIFITIAANKLPEAERPRATNIGLVLAMVMRIILLFGISALVAMSASLFSIHTGLIEAGFTGQSLILIAGGVFLLYKSTSEIHHKLEGQEEETGPKSGKSNLSNVIVQITIINIVFSFDSILTAVGMTNGLYGALAIMIAAVVVSVAIMMLFATPVGNFVNRNPTIQMLGLAFLILIGFMLIVEGAHLAHLSIAGSEVGTVPKGYLYFAIAFSLLVEFLNMRLRKTGVDTVQLHGVEEEAIKEGILEGKAKG
- a CDS encoding DUF6495 family protein — its product is MKFRRLTKEELQGLEGEFVQFLAANTVTAQDWEQLKTEEVVKAEELLNMFSDIVFEKIIKQVVYLEVRTPNDLKTFHCLEDKIVLNGLHVEGQAIHDLTSDLPTSEIMESFKQADVQLKIYTAEKAYLPDRAAEIFRMLESGALIAPQGQWFQTIEALKKDA
- the trmD gene encoding tRNA (guanosine(37)-N1)-methyltransferase TrmD, with protein sequence MRIDIISVMPELLHSPFEHSIMKRAQEKGLLEVEVHNLRDYGLGKHKQLDDYQFGGGAGMVMMCEPLANCIDDLQKERTYDEIIFLTPDGERYRQSIANQLSLKGNLLLICGHYKGIDERIRELYVTREISIGDYVLSGGELAAAVLVDSIGRLLPGVLGDEQSALTDSFQDDLLAPPVYTRPASFRGKDIPDILRSGNTAKIEEWRYEQALARTQARRPDLLED
- a CDS encoding SH3 domain-containing protein, coding for MRTALLTIIIISAHFLFGQYDEAFSTVTAPSGLTLREGPGLDYDRLTTIPFNTQVNLMEDQINYQQVDTIGDISGYWVPVRYQKKEGYLFSPYLKRGYLFTPANDGVNKDYRIVIPGMRVSALNYAPDLYWYALIAKAGEEYGDFLLQKVDPIVDFAPMTMEEHYNWAYEEGLVSMDLEVSDDYVFLFIGTQKPIEEVEKMVQKTYYNEAAGYPDWGQSIYPYQQLPIFEDKDGGRFVLSGHIAPTKSTYQSGDEIDYSLGISYCRYPGDYQQVPHQVLTPELSTSTVEEALPSYFYHHPRIFWQGDLNGDQMPDLIFYQPNTSECCGGSESFYLLMSEQINGNWEWHRAAEDTLESWGGC